The sequence below is a genomic window from Salvelinus sp. IW2-2015 linkage group LG10, ASM291031v2, whole genome shotgun sequence.
gcttatgaagtcTTTATGTATGctttataaagcctttataagttgTACTTCATTTAAAGTGGGACCAAATTTTGTTTGTACCAATAGACATCTGCACCAGGAGATGTCTCTTATGCATAATCAAGTTTAGAGAAAGTTAGTATATCCAActaggtatatatatattttttattttatttaactaggcaagtcagttaagaacaaattcttatttacaatgacggcgtaccggggaacagtgtgttaactgccttgttcaggggcagaacgacagatttttaccttgtcagctcgggattcgatctagcaacctttcggttactggcccaacgctctaaccactaggctacctgtcacccccaTTGTTGGAATTTACACAAAACACAATCATGGTAATTTATTAAGACAAGGGTATGTGGTCTTTAATTTGAACAGGTCTACTCCAggttaataatattattattattattWTTTTTTTACAAACTGCCAACATTGTAATTAATAAACGGAGAACCAAACAATCCATCATCACTAGTATAGCACAAGTTTCAACATTTAAATGTGCCATTGAGATGTATCACTTTATTACTGCCTGCTGATTAACTGCCAACCACTGGGAGGTATGAGAGGGCCAGAGCTACTAGAGCTGCTAATAGAAGACCATCTAGTATCAGTCGCTGTAGACGTGAACTCCTAGGTTTTCTTCCGTGACCTCTACTCTTGAACCACTGCACAACCTCCTCCAGGTTATACTCCTGGGGCTCATAACCCAGCTCGGCCTTGGCCTTCGCCATGCTGAAGTAATGCGTCACGCCGGTCTTATACACCTCTGTGCGTGTGAGCAGAGGCTGGAAGTTATAGATCGGGCCGATGAGATGGTGAATCATCTCAGTGAGGAATGCAACAAAGTAaatgagagagagtggtagaCGTAGTTTGGGGAAAGAGTAACCCAAACCCTCCACCAGAGGTCTGAAGAACTCAAAGTTGTTGACAGGTCTTCCGTCTGAGATGAAGTATGCCTGTCCAGCAGAGCGGTGCTGGTGCTCTGACGTCAGAGCCTCTGCAGCCAGTTCGTGTGCAGACACCAGGTTGTCTACATGGACAAACTCCACTAAACTTCTCGGATCGCCATACACAAACCTGAATATCCCCTTCTCTATGTACCCAACGATCCTGGGCAGGTGCCTCTGCTCGCCAGGCCCGTATATACCGGCTGGACGCAGAGCACAGGCCCTCAACACACCTGTCCCATCTTTCAGCTCTGTACCACTGGCTTTCATCACGGCCATCTCAGCTACCGACTTGGTTCTGGAGTAGTGGtcagggtggagatggagaggtagGTAGGGGAGGCTTTCGTCACCACCCTCAATGACTTGGCCTCCGAACACTACATTGAAGGTGCTAGTGTAGATGAGCCTGGAAACTCCAGCCTCTACACAGGCCATGAGGACATGCTCTGTGCCCTGGACATTCACCTCTTCAATCAGCTTCCTGTTCAGCTGCTCCCTGCCAGACATGCCGTAGGAGGCGATGTGGAAAACACAGTCCATGCCAGTGACCGCCTTCTCCACCTGAGCATATTCACGAATATCTCCCTTTAGGAACACAATGCCCTCTGGAACCTCTAGACTGGGTGGGCTCATATCAAACAGAATGACTTTAGCTCCCTTTTTATGTAGTGAGCAGGCAAGGCTGTAAGAAATGAAGAATAGAGTGATCCTGTTAATCTGGAATATTGGGTATAGGGAAACCTTTCACATGTAGTGAGGGATATTCAAGGAATGTTCAGTTCAACATTAAAGACGAAATAGGAAAGTAATTAGCCTACTTATGAACAGTGCTttacttggactgaaataggtgcaggtactcattttgggtggcagtactgtttatatttaggtgcaggagctccactaTACTTTTGAACTCATATTCTATAAAAGGAACAGGAGCTTaaacagtagaacatttgaggtgccggtactcagctccggtgagctcctgtccAAGTTAAGCACTGCTTATGAAGCTACCATTAGTCACAACAATTTGTTGTAAGCGGGGATTCAATTGATGGGGTGATAAGGTTCTGCCACTTTAgtatgtaacacagaataaataaGACTACAGTGAATAACATCATTCGAATAACTGGTATGATAACTCCCCCTAGTGGGGTTTAGAACTACCGTTACCGAATTATTTTGCACATTCACTTAGTAATGTAGAAGTTCTCTTCTGTATTGATGAGATGAAGACTACGTACAGGCAACAATGTAAAATATTTATCTGTTGATTTGCTTACCGGAAACCAAAGTATCCACTGCCACCGGTAATCAAAAACGTGCATATTCGCGCCTTTTCCATTTCACTGAAAAGAAAAATTGAAGGTCACTGTGCTTGAAATAACACCACACAGTACCTTCATAGAGAGCATTAATTAACATATTGAATTTGTAAGAGACACACGTGCCGAAATGTATAACAACCAGCCGTATAACAACACGTCTACAGTAGCCATACTTGTAAGATTGTGGCCTATTACTTGATAATGCTACCTTGACGTTTGGCTACATTAGCTTCATGAACGCAACATCTGATGCAAACTAGTTTAGCTACATAAGAGTAAGACAATGACAGTTGTGTAAACCTGTACCGTATCAATCAGATCGCTGACATATTTTACTGGTCTACAGGCTGTGATCTAGGCTATTGAACATCAAACACTTTAATTTCAGTTGAAAACAGGCTTTTACCTTGGCGTTATGACGTAGCAACCTAATCGTTTGTCCAGCATCAATGCTTGAATTCATTAATCGGTGTGACAGGCTGTTACTATTTTACAAACAACTTCCTTGGGCGGAGCTAGTGGAATTCTTGGAGGGAACTGCGAGCGGTTTCATGACTTGTCAGTGCATGGGCTACGCAAACTTCCTACTTTACACTTTTGTCGTGGTAGGTAACTCCTCCTCTTTATTGACAGAGAAtgagatatttttttattttaaatttaaattttacctttatttaacaagtcagtttaagaacattcttaattacaatgacgtcCTTGCCGTCAAACCCTAACCCGGCAActcggccaattgtgcacccccctatgggactcccaatcatgtgaatcgaaccagggtctgtagtgacgcccctagtactgagatgcagtgctttagaccgctgcgctactcaggAGCCCATATATCAGGGATTTTATATGTTGTCCCAGCCAGGGACCTCATTCAGGATGTTGTCGCAGGAACATCCCATTTCAGTTTGAAATGTACAACAGTTCCCATATACACACCACAAGTAGagatgggcattccggctcttttcagtgagccSGctcgttcggctcagctcaccaaaaaaaAAGACGTCTCTTTTAGCTCCCAAACGACTctttcaaaaaatatgttttgtcttttttcaagtcaaacagtttgtgatagtttgactatgattggtgttaaaacaattctaattaaaggaaatcatactctaccttaaccacaatgtatttaaaaatgcattggtttgttatgaaaaataatgctattaaacatttgcatttaaagtctaactttttaatgtatataaacaaagtgcatataaatctaaccattcaaaatgaatacaatctgaacagcataatagaatattgcaccatatcaaagaaaaataaataacaatttgcaaaactgcagcttctcacttaaaacattcaactggtccctcttttctctctcttctttagtgccatgttataaccagcagcacacagcaatgctgactaTATTtagcttttatgagagatttgcattcagaaatccaagctgcctcacttgaggggctgatgcggtttcttctctcagtaattatttgtcccgttttcgagaagacctGCTCAGAGGgacggatgtggccactatgcagagtctccctgtcatgacatTAGTAAGCCGTGGGAAGACAGAAGCCTTGTTCTtacaccagctcagaggatctgcatATCTTtggaggggctcctccaaataggatcagacccccattatggcatctgctgagggattccttcatgctgcatccccagttgctctctcctcaaacagcatccaaacagcagatgtttgtggcactactgctggtgcttctgctccatctgatccctcttctgcctgttgccctggtgcctgagccagggcaacaggttattctttgaagagcctcatcaatcgctctggcgtCACTGAAGgttaacttcttaaacctggggtcaagtgcagcggtttctgatagcacgtgattatattccattctgtggaactttctgtccattgatgaacatagggtgtccatcaactctgtcacgtCCTGGGGTTACATTTGtttctctctggcggctggctgtgattcgctgcagacccttacacaggaRtatcatttttgaggctgtcacatagctgaaaagagagaacagtaacttattagttcaggttcatgttttgtctactgatactaaaTTCTCATCTAcagctcatatacatatataatattgGATTAAATagtgatgtagtaataactgcttactgtatcTTTCTCCACAATAACCTGCTCAACGGGTTCCAAGACTCTGCACACCTCCACCActtcccattcctcttgggtcagagcatcaacaggtgtattgacaatggccagggtagagatgatggcatcctttgactcaagaaaccgcttcaacataaaatgttgaattccaccttgtagtgcagtcttgtttaggcctcagctcaggcatccccatctggcgttgtgtagactttagttttcagcacctactgtgctcctgtggaagtattccacagctgcttttactttgtccacagtgggctttatcaccttcagagcatctcttacaatcaggttgattgtgtgggcaagacatggatgatgggtccattttaaaatgttcatggctttggttatgttaactgcattgtcgctaacacaacagatcacttttccatctacttgccattctctggccactctcaacagtccctctgccaagttctctgaggtgtgtatGTAGCTGAACTCAAAAGTAGTCCAAAAGACAGCTACACATCGAacaatcttcaatgaagtgacatgaaaacgacatgtaagaagtggttacccttKATgcccagcagtcagtggtaaggcaaactgcagtagtgtaagaaattgtattagatactggtaacttgttttaacaacttctcaacactagctatacttgacacaacatgcacccatcccccactatacccccacactttgtacccttataataaccacagacccacacacactcccctcccccatgaataggcccCTGTTAAAACAAACGCACATGGATTCTGCTCGAGGATGAGACTCttaagacaaagaactgtgttaagaagccaatggaacgtcgacatcaggcccggacaggactacccacgacccagatcgaccaatcggaaggccagactacaagatcaacctactttactTGTTGCCTATATAACCAGCACAAACTGTTTAGAGGTCTCTtttttccgacgattccatacgagtcagacagaaggggCCGTGCTGCACGATTGCTAAGATATTTTTACCTGTGAATAAACTGMCTTATTATACaaatatccacctcgtcctatgtctcaacttgatctcctgtctccagtaaacgttttatcaacagtagctttttggactctttcccgcactgaagcctgtgtgctctcgtacagttgtggaataagtgattttgaaaggaaTTTCCTGCTTGGAaatgtgtacattggatttagactattgctataatttataaaacctctgtcctccacgatcgaaaatggctggaaatcggtggcaatcattttagccaatgcaatatcaatttggctttgttttgctacagacagattttggcataaactggtccatagaagactgcgttgcagtgggtcgcggagtaggcctatttgactgagtggatacatctccacgtgtggaggtgctggctccaccactatcactagcaggcccgctagtttctcgaagctccgctacgGCTAGcgtcacagttgggtgcacagttcgcatatgccggtgtaggttgtgctTAGAACcagctttatatgagattttgttttggcaaattctacactgtgctctaatattgtctacattattaaaatgcatccaaatgctactgtgcttccgactcattttccagaTGTTATTTTCACAGccgtccttcctctctctcctcggctgctaagtgtgtgattGTGcctgagttggctcggccctctctcgtgcatctttggttcattggttgacactgcgtgtctgattgacaggaacaacaggtgaggctgttagtctgtgCAGACAGTcaatgtgtgtgcgcttgagcatgtaggcctatattattttatttattttttcgttctttgaattagttaattctattcatttaaatcgttagatttttttatatcttaatttttttataaatagattcggctcttctgatatgcgagccggctcccaacgttcacctacaagagccgactcgttcgcgaacgacccatcactaacCACAAGGCTCCAGTGTTTTACAAGTGAGGTCCCTTATGCAAGGCTCACTCGTGAACTTTAGTTTTGCTTTCCAGTACATGAGCAAAGTCTAGGGTGCTCCGTTTTAATCATGTAAGAGGCATTATTATCTCTTTTAATGCACAACTGCTTTGCCCTTCTTGCCCTGAAGAACTCTGAACAGTGAGCAGTACTTTGAGAAGCTACTTTTTCACTGCCTTTGAAAGTAAGTAATCATCAAATGGAAATGAAAAATAGCTGCCTGTGCCTCCATGTAGTATCATACGTTTTTGTCTATTCTTTAATCCTTTATTCTTCAACTCAAGGATAATGCCTACGTGGTGGTGTTTCAATTGAAAATAGGATCTTACTCCACGTGAAAaacaaattgtgaatgagacatTAGCGGATGTCAGTTTCTGTATATGTAGTCGTAAATCCTGCAAAAGCATAAACTCATGTAgtgtctttgttttgtttactcTTAGGACAAAATGAATCTGGAAGAGTACTTCAAGAAGATCGGGTTCCACGGCCCATTTTCTAAACCAGACCTTGAAACACTGAACCAGGTCCACAAACACCATGTGATGTCAATACCATTTGAAAACCTCAGCATTCACTGTGGTGAGAAGATCACTATGGACCATGAGTTGATTTTCAATAAGATTGTGAGGAGCAATCGGGGGGTTGGTGTTGTGAGAATAACCTCCTCTTTGCTTGGGTGCTAAAAGAGATAGGTTATAATCCAGTAACACTGGGTTCAAGAGTCTACAACAACACCATAAACCAGTTCGGCCCAAAAGACTCTCACCTCATCAACAAGGTAGTTATTGATGGGACTGCTTACATTGCAGACGTGAGCTTTGGGGTATCCTCCCAAATATGGCACCCTCTTGAGCTCGTCTCCAGGAAGGACCAGCCACAATCCCCTGGCGTCTTCCGTCTCATACAAGATGGAGACCTGTGGACCCTGGAGAAGACTGGTCAAAAGCCTCTGGTTCTCAATGAGGCCTTTACCAACTCGCCTCTGGTAGACAAGAGCCCAACCACGAAGATCTACGGCTTCACCCAGGTTCCCCGTGGGGTTGATAATTTCCTAGAGACTTCCCACTGCCTTCAGACAGATCCAAAGTCTCTATTCACCAACAAGTCCATCTGCTCGATGCAGACGGCTACAGGATTCAGAGCTCTAATTGGCTGGACCTTCAGTGAGGTCACCTACAACAACCAGGATGGTTTTGATGTTTTGGATATGAAAGACATATCTGATGATGATGTGGATAAAGTGCTGAAGGAAATGTTTAATGTGTTGTTAGCAAACAAGCTGGTTCCCATAAACAACAAAGCTGGCTACACTATTTAAGAACTTGATTGCCTGGAACATTTCATATTTAATGTGATGTAATTGTAACGTAGCCTAGGCAAATCTAGTTGCTGCTACATTGATCAAATATTCTCCCCATTGAGATCAGTGAGATTTACAAAACACATTTAGTATTCTGTCAATATAACAAAATTATTTCACCAGAGTTGTTTGTGCGGTCTTTGAACAGTCAATAAAGAtgcttttaaacaaatacatattcAATGGTTATTTAGTCTCTGCGACCTACTTTCAGATCATATCTGAAGAGTAGGTGCTAGGGGTTGCGCCGTAGCAGTTGCTTGTTTAAGCCAATCACTGTACATTTTCCGAAATCGGCCAATCTAGGGTTAAGGTTTTCGCCTGTTCCCAATTGCCCAGGAGAACTAGCTAGCACGTCCATCAGCCGGAGAGAAGAGCAATGAATTCCTTGGAACAGGCCGAAGGTAGTCAACATGGCAAGcaaattcatttattttcacaAATCATGATGCATGTTATTATAAGTGAAGTTTCGCTTTGAAGTAAAACGCACGGTGACAAACGTGCCTTTACAATTCACTTGAGTCGTTTGTTAGCCAGCCGCGGTGACGTAACTAGCTAGGCTAACGTTTTCTCTTAAAGGACATTCATTGGTAAATTAGTCAAAATACCAAACTCaagttaattacatttttgcTGATTTCCCTCCGCGGGGGTTCGACATTAACTTGTACAAAATAAATTCACACAAAGGCTTGTTAGCTACACTAATTAGccggctagctagctatgctgtaAATAGTTAGCATACCGGTAGTTGTTAGCCCCAGAAGACCACCGCTACACGCTCGCCAGAACAGGTAGCGCCAGAACTGTTAACCAATGCAAACGTATCCGCATACTTTACCCCATTTGATTGATTCTATTTATGTCCAGGTTATCACAGAAGGTCGTTAACTATAGGCTTGTTTTGCCAGTCCAAACTAAACATAATTCAGTCGTTTTGGACGGGCGTCCTAGTGAAGATGTAACGGTTAACTATGAAACTACAATTTACTCTTCCAATAGCAATTCAGTGGAATCGGAGCTTTCACTATGCAGGTGTGCTTAATTTACTTTTGAATTACTCCATCGGTTCCAAACCAATCAAGCACAACGCATATAAAAGATATTGTATGTTCCTTCTGTGTGGTTTTGATCAAGAACATTGGTAGAAATATAGATGAATGCCCTGACGCGCAGCTTGTTTTTGCAGATCTAAAAGCTTTTGAGAGAAGATTAACAGAATACGTCTCCTGTTTGCAACCTGCAACTGGGAGGTGGCGAAGTAAGTAGTTGTAGTTCCAACTCTGTCTAACCATAATGAATGACTATATTGAAACGGTCTAACTATAATCAATGACTACACTGCAACTGTCAAACCACAATCAGTAACATTTCAAGAGTAAATGGCCTCCCAGCCAgactattttgtattttcttgtaaAGGATTCAGGCCTACATTATTCTGGCACTTTTTATGGTGATTTAATTCAATATCTCACATTTGTTTCAGTGATTCTAATAGTGGTCTCTGTTTGTACGACAACTGGAGCCTGGAACTGGTTGATAGACCCTGACACACAGAAGGTCGGTATGTTTGTGATGGCAgcttgattgtgtatgtgataaAGTAGGATACCTTTCACACAGATCAGTGTGTTTGTGATTTtagtttggttgtgtgtgtttgcctgtataATCTCTCTGTACCTCTGGCTGTCTTTCTCAGGTGTCTTTCTTCTCATCGTTGTGGAACCATCCGTTCTTCACCATCAGCTGCATCACTTTGATCGCTCTGTTCTTTGCTGGAATACACAAACGAGTCGTTGCACCATCAATGTATCCTTCCTCTTGTTTAAAGTTCCAAACTTAATTTTTTCAGTAGGATTACGAAGAAGGAGAATTTTCAGTATAGTAAcccaggtctttagatgttgtacacatgaaattgtgtcattccaaactttatccgcaacgttatattccattttgtgcaACTCGAGACTTTTCTTCTACCAGCTGTTGCATGGGCTATGTCCGTGTACAATAGGGACTCGCTCGGCCTGCACAGCTGCGTGGGGGAAACAGTGCTACTTgaccaaaatggattaaaatgttgCAGATAAAGttagaaatgacacaatttcatgtgtatgtaaccgatgtgaaatggctaKctaggtagcggtggtgcgcgctagcagcctttaagtcggtgacgtcacttgctctgagacttgaagtagtggttcaccttgctctgcaagggccgcggcctttgtggagcgatgggtaacgatgcttcgtgggtgtcagttgttgatgtgtgcagagggtccctggttcgagcctgggtatgggcgaggggacggacgtaaagttatactgttacatgtacaacatctaaagacctacaTCACTGTACTGAAAATAATCCTTTAAGGAAGTAGTGATACTGTTGAATGGTAAATGACAGCTATGCATCTGGTGGCCTTAATAATCCTATACATAACTATACTGAGAGCGTGTTTGTTTCCAAAAGGgtcttgtttattttgtttattttttgctttTGTTCATATCTTTTGTGTGCCCTGATACTGCACAACAAGCAATGAGAAATTGAATCGCTGTTGTGGttagtttctcaaaaacaagccaAATCACAAGAGAAGTGTCTGGACCTTTCTAGAACAtgcaatttatataaaaaatWGAGATTTACTTCAGAAATAGGACAATTCTCCTTTAACTCACTCTCTTCAAGTATTGCAGCTCGCTGTCGGACAGTTTTAGCRGAATACAACATGTCCTGCGATGATGTAAGTTGCATAAATCATCTTCGTTGAGATTACCTTAATTCCTAATCAATTCAATCCAGCTGTCATGTTTTTGGTCATCCAttacataatttaaaagtatgatTTTGAATTATTGCCTGTACATCTATGCATTGTATTGACTTTGATGGTTATGTCTCTTACAGACGGGAAAACTAATTCTCAAACCACGGCCACACATCCAATAACCACAAACTTGGAGAGGTGGGGAAATAAAATGTTCTTAATGACTATGTTGATTGCCACTGAACGACAGACTGACACAAGGACCAGAATCCTGTTTGGAGGATCTGAAACAACGTAAGAAGGAAGAAGATTGGGGAAATACAGAGGGGTGATTATGTTGTGCTCCATTACGTATTAATGAAGGATTGTGAGGGGAGAGGACATCAAACGCCTCTTTAACAGCATCTCAGTCAGTGTTATGGTTTCCCTTAAAGCTGCTTCTGGGCTCACACACCCTTTGACATAACTCATTCGCCATGAGTTCAGATGTGTTTATTTCTAATGATGACATGCATTTGTTTTAGATAAATCTTTCTATTTTTAAACTAATTGTTATATACCTAATAAATACTTGTATGAAAATGTGTTTCCTGTGATTTACTGTAGTATATGGTTGCAACCTGTAGACTTAGTTATGCTTTTGCTTCAGATTGTGAATGCGTGTACAACTTGTTTGAAAGTATCTCCTCAGTGTGTAATTgtctttacatttatttttattgtattcaTACGTTTAAGCATTGTTTAACTAT
It includes:
- the LOC111969531 gene encoding short-chain dehydrogenase/reductase family 42E member 1 isoform X1; amino-acid sequence: MLDKRLGCYVITPSEMEKARICTFLITGGSGYFGFRLACSLHKKGAKVILFDMSPPSLEVPEGIVFLKGDIREYAQVEKAVTGMDCVFHIASYGMSGREQLNRKLIEEVNVQGTEHVLMACVEAGVSRLIYTSTFNVVFGGQVIEGGDESLPYLPLHLHPDHYSRTKSVAEMAVMKASGTELKDGTGVLRACALRPAGIYGPGEQRHLPRIVGYIEKGIFRFVYGDPRSLVEFVHVDNLVSAHELAAEALTSEHQHRSAGQAYFISDGRPVNNFEFFRPLVEGLGYSFPKLRLPLSLIYFVAFLTEMIHHLIGPIYNFQPLLTRTEVYKTGVTHYFSMAKAKAELGYEPQEYNLEEVVQWFKSRGHGRKPRSSRLQRLILDGLLLAALVALALSYLPVVGS
- the LOC111969531 gene encoding short-chain dehydrogenase/reductase family 42E member 1 isoform X2, coding for MEKARICTFLITGGSGYFGFRLACSLHKKGAKVILFDMSPPSLEVPEGIVFLKGDIREYAQVEKAVTGMDCVFHIASYGMSGREQLNRKLIEEVNVQGTEHVLMACVEAGVSRLIYTSTFNVVFGGQVIEGGDESLPYLPLHLHPDHYSRTKSVAEMAVMKASGTELKDGTGVLRACALRPAGIYGPGEQRHLPRIVGYIEKGIFRFVYGDPRSLVEFVHVDNLVSAHELAAEALTSEHQHRSAGQAYFISDGRPVNNFEFFRPLVEGLGYSFPKLRLPLSLIYFVAFLTEMIHHLIGPIYNFQPLLTRTEVYKTGVTHYFSMAKAKAELGYEPQEYNLEEVVQWFKSRGHGRKPRSSRLQRLILDGLLLAALVALALSYLPVVGS
- the LOC111969532 gene encoding LOW QUALITY PROTEIN: arylamine N-acetyltransferase, pineal gland isozyme NAT-10-like (The sequence of the model RefSeq protein was modified relative to this genomic sequence to represent the inferred CDS: inserted 1 base in 1 codon); this translates as MNLEEYFKKIGFHGPFSKPDLETLNQVHKHHVMSIPFENLSIHCGEKITMDHELIFNKIVRSNXGGWCCENNLLFAWVLKEIGYNPVTLGSRVYNNTINQFGPKDSHLINKVVIDGTAYIADVSFGVSSQIWHPLELVSRKDQPQSPGVFRLIQDGDLWTLEKTGQKPLVLNEAFTNSPLVDKSPTTKIYGFTQVPRGVDNFLETSHCLQTDPKSLFTNKSICSMQTATGFRALIGWTFSEVTYNNQDGFDVLDMKDISDDDVDKVLKEMFNVLLANKLVPINNKAGYTI
- the LOC111969533 gene encoding nuclear envelope phosphatase-regulatory subunit 1 isoform X2, coding for MNSLEQAEDLKAFERRLTEYVSCLQPATGRWRMILIVVSVCTTTGAWNWLIDPDTQKVSFFSSLWNHPFFTISCITLIALFFAGIHKRVVAPSIIAARCRTVLAEYNMSCDDTGKLILKPRPHIQ
- the LOC111969533 gene encoding nuclear envelope phosphatase-regulatory subunit 1 isoform X1, which produces MNSLEQAEGSQHDLKAFERRLTEYVSCLQPATGRWRMILIVVSVCTTTGAWNWLIDPDTQKVSFFSSLWNHPFFTISCITLIALFFAGIHKRVVAPSIIAARCRTVLAEYNMSCDDTGKLILKPRPHIQ